The Nitrospira tepida genome includes a window with the following:
- a CDS encoding M48 family metallopeptidase — MTRGEGRIQPSEKFMNRRSLLYLGAKAAFGFCTALSLLGGLSACYRAPGTARDQLIFFSEEKELQFGLSAYREVLRQARLSENAGINDMVQRVGQRIAKAANKPEYQWEFAVIEEDQMINAFALPGGKVAVFTGILKHTKNEAGLATVMGHEVAHALQRHGVERMSRSILDQIAQLGALGAAASGHSSGAAIQGLLGAYGVNVSLPFNRKQESEADYIGLRLMAQAGYDPREAVPFWERMNGCPKQMIGKLCFRSQHAIPEFLSTHPSDVTRINQIEAWLPEALQHYHVPGGGSIQPPPIPYRPLIGPMPQVSSLSNTARMSTQQIEE, encoded by the coding sequence ATGACCAGAGGAGAGGGAAGGATTCAGCCTTCTGAGAAGTTCATGAACCGCCGGTCGTTACTGTACCTCGGCGCGAAAGCGGCGTTCGGTTTCTGCACCGCGCTGAGTCTCCTAGGAGGTCTGTCTGCCTGCTACCGCGCCCCGGGTACCGCGCGTGACCAACTGATTTTCTTCTCGGAGGAAAAAGAACTGCAATTTGGACTGAGCGCCTACCGGGAAGTGTTGCGGCAAGCGCGGCTGTCCGAAAACGCCGGGATCAATGACATGGTCCAACGGGTTGGACAGCGGATCGCCAAGGCCGCCAACAAACCCGAGTATCAGTGGGAATTTGCGGTCATCGAAGAGGACCAGATGATCAATGCCTTCGCGCTGCCCGGCGGCAAGGTGGCGGTCTTCACCGGCATTCTGAAGCACACCAAGAACGAGGCGGGGCTCGCCACTGTGATGGGGCACGAAGTGGCCCATGCGCTGCAGCGCCATGGGGTGGAACGCATGAGTCGCAGCATCCTCGATCAGATTGCCCAGCTCGGAGCCCTGGGGGCTGCCGCGTCAGGCCACTCGAGCGGAGCGGCGATTCAGGGGTTGTTAGGGGCATACGGTGTCAACGTGTCGCTGCCCTTCAATCGGAAACAGGAATCGGAGGCGGATTACATCGGCCTGCGGTTGATGGCACAAGCGGGCTATGACCCGCGCGAAGCGGTGCCGTTCTGGGAACGGATGAACGGGTGCCCCAAACAGATGATCGGAAAACTCTGCTTTCGATCGCAACATGCCATTCCCGAGTTTCTCTCCACGCATCCCTCCGATGTGACCCGGATCAATCAGATCGAAGCCTGGCTCCCCGAAGCCTTGCAACACTACCACGTCCCTGGTGGTGGATCCATCCAACCGCCGCCAATTCCCTATCGACCGTTGATCGGACCGATGCCTCAAGTGAGTAGCCTTTCGAACACAGCTCGCATGTCTACACAACAGATAGAGGAGTGA
- a CDS encoding HvfC/BufC family peptide modification chaperone gives MLRLHEIQQAFAKGMIEGQYAVVAEAIVPGGSALRNVALYRRLIRTNYTQVLSVTFPILRRFVGPRYFNLLARGYVKRYPSMSGDLFSYGRHLPVLLLELQVPCLLVELARLEWTCHEVYQGADSLPLPHAQLDAIASADPSRVTFRLNATVRLLRCSLPVHRVWLALQPDAPTDIAVDLPLPEEDTGILVTRAEGRIHVAALADLDYRLLEAMLDRKTVAEVEHLATETDPEFDFTRFMASIIDLNVLAGVSVEAPS, from the coding sequence ATGTTGCGGCTTCATGAGATCCAACAGGCATTTGCCAAAGGCATGATCGAGGGACAATACGCCGTCGTGGCGGAAGCGATCGTGCCAGGAGGCTCAGCTCTACGAAATGTGGCGCTCTATCGCCGCCTGATCCGTACCAACTACACGCAGGTGCTCAGCGTCACCTTTCCCATTCTACGCCGGTTTGTCGGTCCCCGGTATTTCAACCTCCTCGCGCGAGGCTATGTCAAAAGATACCCGTCGATGAGCGGCGATCTGTTTTCGTACGGGCGGCATCTTCCGGTGCTGCTGCTCGAACTACAGGTTCCCTGTCTGCTGGTCGAACTGGCGCGATTGGAATGGACCTGCCACGAAGTGTATCAGGGCGCCGATTCCCTGCCCCTCCCCCACGCTCAACTAGATGCCATTGCCTCCGCTGACCCATCGCGCGTGACGTTCCGTCTGAACGCGACAGTGCGGCTGCTGCGTTGCTCCTTGCCGGTACATCGCGTGTGGCTGGCATTGCAGCCGGACGCCCCGACAGACATCGCGGTCGATCTGCCGCTGCCGGAAGAGGACACGGGCATCCTGGTCACCAGGGCCGAAGGGAGGATCCATGTAGCGGCTCTCGCCGACCTCGACTACCGATTGCTCGAAGCCATGCTCGACCGGAAGACCGTGGCCGAGGTCGAGCACTTGGCGACGGAAACCGACCCGGAGTTCGACTTCACTCGGTTCATGGCTTCCATCATAGATTTGAACGTGCTCGCCGGAGTTTCCGTGGAGGCACCCTCATGA
- a CDS encoding DsrE family protein has protein sequence MSKVAIVVLADTETHEGLGRVVNALESVKEFKDGHDDVQLIFDGAGPKWIPELEKPDHKLHGLYNAVKDRIGGACEFCAGAFGVKDKVVACGVKLAGEYDGHPSFKKLVAQGYQVITF, from the coding sequence ATGTCCAAAGTCGCGATTGTCGTGTTGGCCGACACGGAAACACACGAAGGGTTAGGCCGTGTGGTGAATGCCCTGGAATCCGTCAAGGAGTTCAAGGACGGTCATGACGACGTTCAGCTCATCTTCGACGGCGCCGGGCCCAAGTGGATTCCCGAGTTGGAAAAGCCCGATCACAAGCTGCACGGGCTCTACAATGCGGTGAAAGATCGGATCGGCGGGGCCTGCGAGTTCTGCGCGGGAGCATTTGGCGTGAAGGACAAAGTGGTTGCATGCGGGGTGAAGCTGGCAGGGGAGTACGACGGACATCCCAGCTTCAAAAAGCTGGTGGCGCAAGGCTATCAGGTCATTACGTTCTAG
- the bufB gene encoding MNIO family bufferin maturase, producing the protein MTTHIDAPIPACAGIGLRSQHFREILEEFPPVAWMETHPENYFGDGGAPLRNLERIRAHYPLSFHGVGLSLGSTDPIDRLHLRKLKALVDRFDPALVSEHLSWSSVDGRFLNELLPLPSTEESLNHVCSRIDEVQNVLQRPLLIENITRYLTWRESTIPEGEFMAETARRTGCGILLDLNNVYVNAVNFHLDPFEFLDAIPAETVWEIHLAGFDRFGRWLIDTHGEAVYPEIWGLYQWAIHHFGPRPTLIEWDTNMPPLSVLVDQAKQASAILGGCHVAAS; encoded by the coding sequence ATGACGACGCACATCGACGCTCCGATCCCGGCCTGCGCCGGGATCGGACTTCGCTCACAACACTTTCGGGAGATCCTGGAGGAATTCCCACCGGTCGCCTGGATGGAAACTCATCCGGAAAACTATTTCGGTGACGGCGGCGCGCCACTCCGGAACCTCGAACGCATCAGGGCTCACTACCCCCTGAGTTTCCACGGGGTCGGCCTGTCGCTGGGCTCGACCGATCCGATCGACCGTCTCCATCTCCGGAAACTCAAAGCTCTGGTCGATCGATTCGACCCGGCACTCGTGTCGGAGCACCTCTCGTGGAGTTCCGTCGACGGTCGGTTCCTCAACGAGCTGCTCCCCTTGCCCTCTACCGAAGAAAGCCTGAACCATGTCTGTTCACGGATCGACGAGGTCCAGAACGTCCTGCAACGGCCCCTCCTGATCGAAAACATCACCCGGTATCTGACATGGCGTGAATCCACGATCCCGGAAGGTGAGTTCATGGCCGAGACAGCCAGGCGGACGGGCTGCGGCATTCTGCTCGATCTCAACAACGTCTATGTCAACGCGGTCAATTTTCACCTGGACCCCTTTGAGTTCTTGGACGCCATTCCGGCCGAGACGGTCTGGGAAATCCATCTGGCAGGTTTCGATCGCTTCGGGCGGTGGCTCATCGATACCCATGGCGAGGCGGTCTATCCGGAAATCTGGGGCCTGTACCAGTGGGCGATTCATCATTTTGGACCGCGCCCGACGTTGATCGAGTGGGATACCAACATGCCGCCACTCTCTGTCCTGGTTGATCAGGCCAAGCAGGCGAGCGCGATTCTTGGAGGCTGCCATGTTGCGGCTTCATGA
- a CDS encoding BufA1 family periplasmic bufferin-type metallophore, which yields MNANTKKNAMIHSALLVAFSLAGSQAMAAAPKVPELPAGWEACGGVAKAGMNDCAVKTSLHSCVGMAKKDNEPDSYVFLPKGLCGKIANGTVLAITKDDLAKMKEMMMKKM from the coding sequence ATGAACGCCAACACGAAGAAGAACGCCATGATTCACTCCGCGCTGCTCGTTGCATTCAGCCTGGCAGGATCGCAGGCGATGGCTGCCGCTCCGAAAGTCCCGGAGTTGCCCGCCGGCTGGGAGGCCTGCGGCGGTGTGGCCAAGGCTGGGATGAACGATTGCGCGGTCAAGACCAGCCTCCACTCCTGTGTGGGCATGGCCAAGAAGGACAATGAGCCCGATTCCTATGTGTTCTTGCCGAAAGGTCTGTGTGGAAAGATCGCGAATGGCACCGTGCTGGCCATCACGAAAGACGATCTGGCGAAGATGAAAGAGATGATGATGAAAAAGATGTAG
- a CDS encoding CBS domain-containing protein: MRIHEVMSTGVVTGAPTDCVREIVIKMLSRHCGAIPIVNGNHELLGIVTLRDVMLPMYPNYGDYIHDAVHSRDFLEMEQNYPEVLAKKAEEIMVPNPLTVSPETPILEAASYMGLKNFRRIPVADHGKLVGMVSIGDIHRGLFFARGGCEAEP, translated from the coding sequence ATGCGAATCCATGAGGTCATGTCCACCGGAGTGGTGACGGGTGCACCGACGGACTGCGTGCGGGAGATCGTCATCAAAATGTTGAGCCGGCATTGCGGGGCGATTCCAATCGTGAACGGCAATCATGAATTGCTCGGCATCGTGACCCTGCGCGACGTGATGTTGCCGATGTATCCCAACTACGGCGACTACATTCATGACGCGGTGCACAGTCGGGACTTTCTGGAAATGGAGCAGAACTATCCCGAGGTGCTGGCGAAGAAGGCCGAGGAGATCATGGTGCCTAATCCGCTGACCGTTTCGCCGGAGACGCCCATCCTCGAGGCCGCTTCGTATATGGGGCTCAAGAACTTCCGGCGCATCCCGGTCGCCGACCATGGCAAGCTCGTCGGCATGGTCAGTATCGGCGACATTCACCGAGGACTCTTCTTTGCGCGCGGAGGTTGTGAAGCAGAGCCATGA
- a CDS encoding DoxX family protein codes for MTHETGLLTRAVMSAAPAYRRLIWGLEALLPLFDLSVRLYLAHIFWKGGMVKLSSWMSTVMLFTMVYDVPLLPPEIAAYLATAVELSGSFLLAIGLAGRWAALSLFGLNIVASISYGQLSEAALQEAFYWGILFLYFVLHGPGLLSVDALLQYLVRRRQTMNGADEAIAKQAVPRSA; via the coding sequence ATGACACACGAGACTGGCTTGTTGACGCGCGCAGTCATGAGTGCGGCTCCAGCCTACCGTCGGTTGATCTGGGGACTGGAGGCCTTACTCCCGCTGTTCGACCTGTCTGTCCGCCTGTATTTGGCTCACATTTTTTGGAAAGGCGGCATGGTCAAGCTCTCTAGCTGGATGTCGACCGTGATGCTCTTCACCATGGTCTACGATGTGCCTCTGTTGCCGCCGGAGATCGCCGCCTACCTGGCCACCGCCGTCGAATTGAGCGGCTCGTTCCTGCTGGCCATCGGCCTGGCGGGTCGGTGGGCCGCCCTCTCGCTCTTCGGGCTGAATATCGTCGCGTCAATCTCGTACGGACAATTGTCCGAAGCCGCGCTGCAAGAGGCGTTCTATTGGGGGATCCTGTTCTTGTATTTCGTCCTGCACGGACCAGGGCTGCTCTCCGTTGATGCGCTATTGCAGTATCTGGTTCGACGAAGACAAACGATGAACGGTGCCGACGAAGCGATTGCGAAGCAAGCTGTTCCTCGTAGTGCGTAG
- a CDS encoding carboxymuconolactone decarboxylase family protein — protein sequence MKFQVHTKETAPEASRATVEATAKKYGFLPNLFGVLAESPTAVQAYAAINKALEQSALSPVEQQVVALTVSTTNDCAYCVGAHSTVAQMVRTPEDILAGLREQRPLSDRKLNALRTLVLSVMRHRGWVPEDDLEHFAAAGYGQRHLLDVLTIVALKTLSNYLNHIAHTQLDRQFASQAWSPKEGCTSCLTT from the coding sequence ATGAAGTTTCAGGTCCATACGAAGGAGACGGCTCCGGAGGCGTCGCGCGCAACGGTCGAAGCCACCGCAAAGAAGTACGGATTTCTTCCGAATTTATTCGGGGTACTCGCCGAGTCGCCGACGGCGGTGCAAGCCTATGCGGCCATCAACAAGGCCCTTGAGCAGAGTGCGCTCTCTCCGGTGGAACAGCAGGTGGTGGCCTTGACCGTCAGTACTACGAACGACTGTGCCTACTGCGTAGGTGCCCACTCCACGGTGGCCCAGATGGTCCGCACGCCCGAGGACATTCTTGCAGGGCTGCGAGAGCAACGACCGCTCTCCGACCGGAAGCTCAATGCGCTTCGTACGCTGGTGCTGTCCGTCATGCGTCATCGCGGGTGGGTGCCGGAAGATGATCTGGAGCACTTTGCAGCGGCGGGATACGGACAGCGGCATCTGTTAGACGTGCTGACGATTGTGGCTCTCAAAACCTTGAGCAACTATCTGAATCACATCGCCCATACGCAGCTCGATCGACAGTTCGCGTCGCAGGCCTGGAGCCCCAAGGAGGGCTGCACCAGTTGTTTGACGACGTGA